A genomic stretch from Shewanella woodyi ATCC 51908 includes:
- a CDS encoding YggS family pyridoxal phosphate-dependent enzyme, whose amino-acid sequence MTTIADRLADAQHRIIQAAQISSRNSDEIQLLAVSKTKPNTDIIAAYTAGQRHFGENYVQEGEAKVNALKSSCPEIHWHFIGPLQSNKSKIVASLFDWMHTLSREKIAQRLNEQRPDTLQPLNVCIQVNISQESSKSGATVDEVHSLASSISKLPKLKLRGLMAIPTATQDVLLQKAEFKKLQELYLNLQATYPDIDTLSMGMSNDLEQAIEHGSTMVRIGSAIFGERDISGN is encoded by the coding sequence ATGACAACAATAGCAGACAGACTAGCTGACGCCCAGCATCGAATCATACAAGCGGCACAAATTTCATCAAGAAATTCCGATGAAATTCAACTACTCGCAGTGAGTAAAACCAAACCTAATACTGATATTATAGCCGCCTATACAGCTGGGCAGAGACATTTTGGCGAAAATTATGTTCAGGAGGGGGAAGCGAAAGTAAATGCATTGAAATCCTCCTGCCCTGAGATCCATTGGCATTTTATCGGCCCACTTCAATCAAATAAATCTAAGATAGTCGCCAGCCTATTCGACTGGATGCATACCCTAAGCCGAGAAAAAATTGCTCAACGTTTAAATGAGCAAAGACCTGACACTCTGCAGCCTCTCAATGTTTGCATTCAAGTAAACATCAGCCAAGAGTCGAGTAAATCTGGAGCTACTGTGGATGAGGTCCACTCACTGGCTTCGAGCATCAGCAAGTTACCTAAGCTAAAACTACGTGGACTGATGGCTATTCCAACAGCAACTCAGGATGTTTTACTGCAAAAAGCTGAGTTCAAAAAGCTACAGGAACTCTATTTAAATCTACAAGCAACTTACCCTGATATTGATACCCTCTCGATGGGAATGAGTAACGACCTTGAACAAGCTATTGAGCACGGCTCAACTATGGTGCGTATTGGAAGTGCCATTTTTGGAGAACGTGATATATCCGGTAACTAA
- a CDS encoding type IV pilus twitching motility protein PilT, with translation MEITELLAFSVKHKASDLHLSAGVSPMIRVDGEVRKINLPALDHQGVHGLVYDIMNDKQRKDYEEHLEIDFSFEVPNLARFRVNAYNQSRGAAAVFRTIPSDILSLEQLGAPEIFKKISDFPRGLVLVTGPTGSGKSTTLAAMIDYINDNRHEHILTIEDPIEFVHQNKQCLINQREVHRHTHSFNAALRSALREDPDVILVGEMRDLETIRLAMTAAETGHLVFGTLHTTSAAKTIDRVVDVFPEGEKGMVRTMLSESLQAVISQTLIKKVGGGRVAAHEIMMGTPAIRNLIREDKVAQMYSAIQTGMAHGMQTLDQCLQNLVNRGQISREDAQHKSANKQTTF, from the coding sequence ATGGAAATCACAGAGTTACTTGCCTTTAGTGTAAAGCACAAGGCGTCAGATCTACACCTCTCTGCAGGTGTTTCTCCTATGATACGTGTTGATGGTGAAGTCAGAAAGATCAATTTACCTGCGTTAGATCATCAAGGGGTCCATGGACTCGTTTATGACATCATGAATGATAAGCAGCGCAAAGATTATGAGGAGCATTTAGAGATAGATTTCTCCTTTGAAGTGCCTAATCTTGCTCGTTTTCGTGTTAACGCCTATAACCAGTCTCGAGGCGCTGCTGCGGTATTTCGTACCATTCCCAGTGATATCTTAAGCCTTGAGCAACTTGGTGCTCCAGAAATTTTCAAGAAGATATCTGATTTCCCTCGTGGCTTAGTGCTCGTTACTGGGCCGACAGGTTCAGGTAAAAGTACCACCCTTGCGGCCATGATTGATTATATTAATGACAACCGCCATGAGCACATTCTTACTATTGAAGACCCAATAGAATTCGTGCATCAAAATAAGCAATGTTTGATTAACCAGCGTGAGGTGCATCGCCACACTCACAGCTTTAACGCTGCACTAAGAAGTGCGCTGCGTGAAGATCCAGATGTCATTCTTGTTGGTGAGATGCGTGATTTAGAAACCATACGTTTAGCGATGACAGCGGCGGAAACCGGTCACTTAGTCTTTGGAACCTTGCACACCACTTCAGCGGCTAAAACCATTGACCGTGTTGTTGATGTATTCCCTGAAGGGGAGAAGGGGATGGTTCGAACCATGTTATCTGAATCTCTTCAGGCGGTGATTTCACAAACCTTGATTAAGAAGGTGGGCGGTGGCCGAGTGGCGGCTCACGAGATCATGATGGGAACTCCCGCGATTCGAAACCTTATTCGAGAGGATAAAGTGGCGCAGATGTATTCAGCAATTCAAACCGGTATGGCTCATGGTATGCAGACGTTAGATCAGTGTCTGCAGAATCTGGTTAATCGTGGCCAGATATCCCGTGAAGATGCACAGCATAAGAGTGCCAATAAGCAAACTACGTTCTAA